From the Kitasatospora atroaurantiaca genome, the window CTGACGCCAGGGGAGCTCACCGGCGGCAAGTTCGTGGCCGGCACCGGCACGATCAGCGACGACGGCAAGGTCGGTCCGATCGGCGGCATAGCGATGAAGCTGATCGCGGCCCGCGACAAGGGTGCCGAGTACTTCTTCACCCCGGCCGAGAACTGCACCGAGGCCGCGAAGAGCACCCCGGGCGGGCTGCGTCTGATCAAGGTGGACACGCTGGACGGCGCGCTGAAGGCCCTCGACCAGGTCAGGGCCGGTCAGACCGCAGCGCTGCCGTCCTGCAGCACCACATAAGCCAGGTAGGGCTCAGGCGAAGGTCGCCAGCAGCGCGTCGGTGAGACCGGGCACCAGGTCGGGGCCGGTGAGCACCTCGCGGGCGACGTCCTTGGAGCGCAGGCGCAGGGCCGTCTCCTTCCGGCCGTCGCGCAGGACGGCGGCGGTGATCCGCACCTCCTCGCGGGCCGGGTGGTTGGCCACCCACTCCGCGAGCTGGGCCTCGGTGGCGTTCTTCGGGCGGGTCTGCTCGGCGCCCGGCGGGAGCATCAGGCGCTCGACCACCAGGGCGCAGCCGGCCACCATGTCCGGCCAGGCGATGGTGCCGAGGAACTTGTCCAGCTCCATCCCGGCGGGCAGTTCGTCCTGCTCGATCGGGGTGAGGCCGGGCTCGTCGTCGTCGGTCAGGCCCAGCTTCTTGGCCACCGCGGGGTCGGTCTTGCGCAGCTTGGCGCTGTCGACCAGGGCGAACAGTCGGGCCGGGAGGTCCCACCCGAGGGTGGAGGCGTACTCGTCGATCTCCAGCGCGGCCCGGGTCAGCGGGGTGGCGGCCGGCGGGGTGTTAGGCACATCGGACATGCCCCAATCCTCACACGTACCGCCCGAGGGCCCGAACCGGCGTGGCCGCGCAGCGGTGCAGGGTCACGTCAGAGATAGCTGCAAACCATGGGAACTCAGGTAAACACCGATTAAGTTGCACTGAGGACTGCCCCGACAACAACACGACACAGCAGAGGTGCCACCTTGGTATTCCAGATGCCGGACCGACCAGGACCGGGCTTCCGTGCCAGAGTCGGCCCGCCCTCCCGCCGCACGCGAGTGCTCCTGCTGACCGCCGGTGTACTCGCGGTGCTGTTCCTGCTGTTCGTCATGTTCGCCGGGCTGTGGACGGACTGGCTCTGGTTCAAGTCGGTCCGCTACTCCTCCGTGTTCAGCTCCCAGCTCTGGACGAAGGCCGGGCTGTTCGGCGTCTTCGGCCTGCTGATGGCCGTGATCGTCGGTGCCAACATCTGGCTCGCCTACCGGCTGCGCCCTCCGCTCTCCGCGATGTCGGTCGAGCAGCAGAGCCTGGACCGCTACCGCATGGGCGTCGCCCCGTACAAGAAGTGGCTGCTGGCCGGCGTCTCGCTGCTGATCGGCCTGGTCGCCGGGGCCGCGGCGTCGGGCCAGTGGCGGACCTGGATGCTCTGGACCAACGAGACCTCGTTCGGGGTGAAGGACAGTCAGTTCCACCTGGACGTCTCGTTCTACGCCTTCGAACTGCCCTGGTACGAGTTCCTGCTGGGCTTCGCGTTCAGCGCGGTGATCGTCTCGCTGCTGGTCTCGGTGCTGGTGCACTACCTGTACGGCGGCCTGCGCCTGCAGGGCCCCGGTCGCCGGGCCAGTGCCGGTGCGCAGGGCCACCTGGCGGTGCTGCTCGGGGTGTTCGTGCTGCTCAAGGCCCTGGCGTACTGGCTGGACCGGTACGCGCTGGCGGTGAAGTCCGGCTCGTACAAGGGGGTGGACGGCTGGACGGGCCTGCGCTACGTGGACGCCAACGCCTTCCTGCCCGCCAAGACCATCCTGTTCTTCGTCGCGATCATCTGCGCGGTGCTGTTCTTCCTGACCCCGGTGCGCCGCACCTGGGCCCCGGCGCTGATCGGCTTCGGTCTGATGGCGCTCTCGGCGGTGCTGATCGGCGGGGTGTACCCGGCGATCGTGCAGCAGTTCCAGGTCAAGCCGAACGAGCAGGCCAAGGAGACGCCGTACATCCAGAAGAACATCGACGCGACCAGGCAGGCGTACGGCATCGCGGACAGCCAGACCCAGCAGTACACGCCGAAGGGCTCGACCACCCAGGACGCGCTCAAGCCGGACGCCCAGACCATCGCGGACATCCGGCTGCTGGACCCGAACGTGGTCTCGCCGACCTTCCAGCAGATCGAGCAGCAGCGCTCGTACTACGCCTTCCCGCAGACCCTGGACGTCGACCGGTACGGCACCGGCGTCCTCGCCCAGGACACCGTGATCGGCCTGCGTGAGCTGAACCTGAACGGTGTCCAGCAGCGGAACTGGATCAACGACCACTTCAAGTACACCCACGGCTACGGCGCCGTCTCCGCCAAGGGCAACCAGGTGAACAACCTGGGCCAGCCGGTCTTCACCGAGTCCGGCCTGCCGGCCTCCGGCACGCTGGGCGAGTACCAGCAGCGGATCTACTACGGCGAGAACACCAAGACCTACTCGATCGTGGGCGGCTCCAACAAGGAGATCGACTACACCGTCGACTCCGGCGACAAGACCTACCAGTACACCGGCGGCAGCGGCGTCTCGCTGAACAACCCGTTCACCCGGGCCGCGTACGCGGTGAAGTTCGCCGAGCCGCAGATGCTCTACTCGGGCGCGATCAGCGACGGCGCCAAGGTGATCTACGACCGCACGCCCAAGGAGCGGGTCGAGAAGGTCGCCCCCT encodes:
- a CDS encoding PPA1309 family protein, whose product is MPNTPPAATPLTRAALEIDEYASTLGWDLPARLFALVDSAKLRKTDPAVAKKLGLTDDDEPGLTPIEQDELPAGMELDKFLGTIAWPDMVAGCALVVERLMLPPGAEQTRPKNATEAQLAEWVANHPAREEVRITAAVLRDGRKETALRLRSKDVAREVLTGPDLVPGLTDALLATFA
- a CDS encoding UPF0182 family protein is translated as MPDRPGPGFRARVGPPSRRTRVLLLTAGVLAVLFLLFVMFAGLWTDWLWFKSVRYSSVFSSQLWTKAGLFGVFGLLMAVIVGANIWLAYRLRPPLSAMSVEQQSLDRYRMGVAPYKKWLLAGVSLLIGLVAGAAASGQWRTWMLWTNETSFGVKDSQFHLDVSFYAFELPWYEFLLGFAFSAVIVSLLVSVLVHYLYGGLRLQGPGRRASAGAQGHLAVLLGVFVLLKALAYWLDRYALAVKSGSYKGVDGWTGLRYVDANAFLPAKTILFFVAIICAVLFFLTPVRRTWAPALIGFGLMALSAVLIGGVYPAIVQQFQVKPNEQAKETPYIQKNIDATRQAYGIADSQTQQYTPKGSTTQDALKPDAQTIADIRLLDPNVVSPTFQQIEQQRSYYAFPQTLDVDRYGTGVLAQDTVIGLRELNLNGVQQRNWINDHFKYTHGYGAVSAKGNQVNNLGQPVFTESGLPASGTLGEYQQRIYYGENTKTYSIVGGSNKEIDYTVDSGDKTYQYTGGSGVSLNNPFTRAAYAVKFAEPQMLYSGAISDGAKVIYDRTPKERVEKVAPWLSIDADPYPVVQDGKLVWVLDGYTTSDGYPFSSKTTLGDVTKDSLTDQRGRTLTAANKVNYIRNSVKATVDAYTGEVTLYQWDDADPVLKTWMKAFPGTVKGRSDIPATLMPHLRYPQDMFKVQRDLLGQYHMTDANSFFNGTDIWQVPVDPTTNTGAVQPPYYLTVRMPDVPSASFSLTTSFVPSRRDNLAAFMAVSADPGPEYGKIRILKVPGDTGTLGPGLAQSKFNSDPEVARQLNILKNGGDSDVEYGNLLTLPVGGGLLNVEPVYVRGRGAKYPVLQKVLAVYGNDNVAFENTLEDALKKVFGAATSGAPTTPTAPTTPTTPGTPTPTTPPSTTDQALQKALQDAQKAFTDGQNALKNGDWTAYGTAQKALQDALNQAAAAQQRTGGSTPSPSPSPSATP